Proteins found in one bacterium genomic segment:
- a CDS encoding HypC/HybG/HupF family hydrogenase formation chaperone, translating into MCLAIPGRVENLEQQDGMLMGRVDFNGIRKMVCLDYVPDVQIGQHVMVHAGFAIQIVDEEEVRQFHQLWRQVLDSAPDRRQEP; encoded by the coding sequence ATGTGTCTGGCCATCCCCGGAAGAGTGGAAAATCTCGAGCAGCAGGACGGCATGCTCATGGGGCGGGTGGATTTCAACGGCATTCGTAAAATGGTCTGCCTCGACTATGTGCCGGATGTGCAGATCGGACAACATGTCATGGTGCACGCCGGTTTTGCCATCCAGATTGTGGATGAAGAAGAAGTGCGGCAATTTCATCAACTCTGGCGGCAGGTTTTAGACTCAGCCCCTGACCGCCGGCAGGAGCCCTGA